Proteins from a single region of Theileria parva strain Muguga chromosome 1, complete sequence, whole genome shotgun sequence:
- a CDS encoding Helicase conserved domain protein produces MLLYRRVFCNLKTFGRCFTTFEKEYDKCYNLLPFTQKEKILVNNAIINLANTCNISNFDQNLRIPLFFIKNSDFRNSLISYLDKSNDFKSFFRQNLALLNENNFDEDLHLDFLKFIETFIKDNFPNVFITFNNLKHFSDFSKISNLYHNYTNFSNNTSGLCSNDVTIGRNVYLHVGPPNSGKTHDSIKALLSSGSGIYCAPLRLLAWEMFNTINNSGVKCSLLTGQELVDNGEPHVSCTVEMIPFERTFEVAVLDEMQMVGDLTRGYSWTKAFLSLNVPELHICGSKSCISITANLANIRGDKLEIFEHERLCNLKVMDKAVGLSELEPGDCVVCFSRYDAFNLRNIIESTKYSWNTLSKEECVTSIVYGLLPPETRYDQIERFNKGLTRVLVASDVIGMGVNVSIRRVIFYRLTKFDGNVSRPLTVSEVHQIAGRAGRFGISSEGFVSCVREQDLPTLREVMAQEVTQIEKAVISPPLDTIGAFYSSLKHFTGEQHSLLNITKLIGSIGRVGQGFMMCDFAQINSVSRCLEGINLPFDILKEYLMVPMGSTLVSLIVRAFAASHSLLNSVKISNIIQADFLAHNTTNSSNLNDNLDNNLDNNLDDNLDNNLCKNSEIKRLELLYEVLDIYVWLSNKFPVVYIDKTPVKELKSSLAKTLSKLVREPNEVIHEDENDLNIVKNILRPEFNN; encoded by the exons ATGTTATTGTATCGCAGAgttttttgtaatttaaaaacGTTTGGAAGGTGTTTTACAACATTTGAGAAAGAATATGACAAatgttataatttgttaccCTTCACACAGAAGGAGAAGATTCTAGTAAATAACGCCATAATTAACTTGGCAAATACCTGTAATATAAGTAATTTTGACCAAAATCTCCGGATTCCTctgttttttattaaaaattccGATTTCAGGAATAGCTTAATAAGCTACCTGGACAAATCAAACGATTTTAAGTCCTTTTTCAGACAAAATTTAGCTTTACTAAATGAAAACAATTTCGACGAGGATTTACACCTTGATTTTCTCAAATTCATAGAGACTTTTATCAAGGATAACTTCCCAAATGTTTTCATCACCTTCAACAATCTCAAACATTTCTCC gacttttctaaaatttcaaatttataccATAATTACACTAATTTCTCCAATAACACCAGTGGTCTCTGTAGTAACGATGTTACTATTGgtagaaatgtgtatttaCATGTTGGACCTCCAAACAGTGGGAAGACTCATGATTCTATAAAAGCTCTTTTATCTTCCGGTTCGGGTATTTATTGTGCTCCTTTACGTTTACTTGCTTGGGAAATGTTTAACACGATTAACAATTCTGGAGTTAAATGTTCTCTATTAACTGGCCAAGAACTTGTCGATAATGGTGAG CCACATGTTTCATGTACTGTTGAGATGATACCGTTTGAAAGAACATTTGAAGTGGCTGTTTTGGACGAAATGCAAATGGTTGGTGACTTAACACGAGGATATTCTTGGACCAAAGCGTTTTTATCACTCAAT GTTCCTGAATTACACATCTGTGGTAGTAAATCTTGTATTTCTATTACTGCCAATCTCGCCAATATTAGAGGAGATAAA TTGGAGATATTTGAACATGAACGCTTGTGTAATTTAAAGGTTATGGATAAAGCTGTTGGGCTTTCCGAGTTGGAACCTGGTGATTGTGTTGTCTGTTTCTCACGTTATGATGCTTTTAACTTACGCAACATCATTGAATCTACCAAATACTCCTGGAATACCTTGTCC AAAGAAGAATGTGTAACGAGTATTGTGTATGGATTATTACCACCAGAAACAAGATATGACCAAATAGAAAGATTTAATAAAGGACTGACAAGGGTGTTAGTTGCTTCCGATGTGATTGGGATGGGTGTTAACGTGTCAATCAGGCGTGTGATTTTCTACAGATTAACAAAGTTTGATGGAAATGTTTCAAGGCCTTTGACAGTGTCTGAAGTACATCAAATTGCTGGTAGAGCAGGCAGGTTTGGAATTAGTTCTGAAGGTTTTGTTTCCTGTGTTAGGGAGCAGGACCTGCCAACTTTGAGGGAAGTAATGGCTCAAGAAGTAACTCAAATTGAAAAGGCTGTAATTTCGCCTCCACTAGATACCATTGGAGCTTTTTATTCATCACTTAAACACTTCACAGGAGAACAGCATTCATTATTAAACATTACAAAATT GATTGGTTCTATTGGGAGAGTTGGTCAGGGTTTTATGATGTGTGATTTTGCACAGATTAACTCAGTTTCAAGGTGTTTAGAAGGTATAAACTTACCATTCGACATCTTAAAAGAGTATTTAATGGTTCCAATGGGATCAACACTGGTTTCGCTGATTGTTAGAGCCTTTGCTGCTAGTCACTCACTACTCAATTCGGTCAAAATCTCAAACATTATCCAAGCAGATTTTTTAGCCCACAACACTACAAATTCCAGTAATCTAAATGATAATCTGGATAACAATCTcgataataatttggatGATAACTTGGACAATAActtgtgtaaaaatagtgAAATAAAGCGTTTGGAATTACTGTATGAG GTGTTGGATATATATGTTTGGTTATCAAACAAGTTTCCAGTGGTGTACATTGATAAAACCCCTGtaaaagaattaaaaagCTCACTGGCAAAAACACTTTCTAAACTAGTTCGTGAACCGAATGAAGTGATACATGAGgatgaaaatgatttaaatatagttaagaatATTCTTAGACCTGAATTCAACAACTAG
- the bbp gene encoding KH domain protein yields the protein MATTVKSEKRKFTRWGRIDDGKSLIIHNSTKSFLNELKMLSNRAYNVSDEELGCRWGPEEDKPFLPPPYVDLPPGLTPAQIDQFLREQRHDELARKITSGELEFVDAEIRPPSPPPVYDKNGSRVNTRDVRVKNSMNEEYNRLVEFLLKNLPGFVASADYKPLKKVRKIIIPLDKYPEYNFMGLVIGPRGCNHKRLEAESGAQISLRGRGTVKDGKNRDHQTDEDAAMPMHVHITADREECVQKAVELIEPLLDPFHPKHEEFKRLGLEQLALVNGVALGIVDIARCSICGASGHRAYECQDMPASSVPRAEIKCALCGDMGHITSDCKLAKGINVSHLVLQQYQDTNNIQPEVKSVVGVPADPESAQRYQQYQMAYYQQQYQTLQYQQYYNQMQQYYANPQTQQNQTYVQPNPYIQPNTYQYMQYVQPVQPVELTQTQPPMPDNMQPPLPDQTQPPLPDQAQPPMPDQIQPPLPQEDGIAPPS from the exons atggcGACAACTGTAAAAAGCGAGAAGCGTAAATTTACGCGTTGGGGGAGGATTGATGACGGAAAATCATTGATTATTCACAATTCTACCAAATCATTCTTAAATGAGTTGAAAATGCTATCGAATAGAGCTTATAACGTATCTGATGAGGAACTTGGCTGTCGCTGGGGCCCAGAGGAGGATAAGCCCTTCCTTCCGCCTCCTTACGTTGACCTCCCACCTGGTCTAACTCCTGCCCAAATTGACCAGTTCCTCCGCGAGCAGCGTCACGATGAACTTGCTCGCAAGATTACTTCCGGCGAACTTGAGTTCGTAGACGCTGAAATTAGGCCTCCGTCCCCTCCTCCTGTCTACGACAAGAACGGCAGTAGAGTTAACACTCGTGACGTTAGGGTAAAGAATTCAATGAATGAGGAGTACAACAGGCTGGTAGAGTTCCTGCTGAAGAATCTACCAGGATTTGTAGCCTCAGCTGACTACAAACCACTCAAAAAAGTCAGGAAAATCATCATTCCACTCGACAAA TACCCTGAATATAACTTTATGGGATTGGTCATTGGACCTCGAGGCTGTAATCACAAGCGTTTGGAGGCAGAGAGTGGCGCTCAGATAAGTTTGAGGGGTCGTGGTACGGTTAAGGACGGGAAGAACAGAGACCACCAGACTGACGAGGACGCAGCAATGCCTATGCATGTTCACATCACTGCAGATCGTGAAGAATGCGTGCAAAAGGCTGTTGAGCTTATCGAGCCTCTTCTCGACCCCTTCCACCCGAAACATGAAGAGTTTAAGCGTCTTGGCCTCGAACAATTAGCTTTAGTTAATGGGGTGGCTCTTGGCATTGTTGATATCGCAAGGTGCAGTATCTGTGGCGCTTCAGGCCATAGAGCCTATGAATGCCAGGATATGCCAGCATCTTCAGTTCCAAGAGCTGAAATT AAATGTGCATTATGTGGTGATATGGGACATATAACTAGTGATTGTAAATTGGCAAAAGGCATTAACGTTTCACATTTAGTACTACAACAATATCAAGATACCAATAACATACAACCT gaggTAAAATCGGTGGTAGGGGTTCCAGCTGATCCAGAAAGCGCTCAGAGATACCAACAGTACCAAATGGCCTACTATCAACAACAGTATCAAACGTTACAGTACCAACAGTACTATAACCAAATGCAACAATACTATGCAAATCCTCAAACACAACAAAATCAAACATACGTTCAGCCAAATCCGTATATACAACCAAACACCTATCAATATATGCAATATGTTCAGCCAGTACAACCTGTAGAATTAACACAAACACAGCCACCAATGCCTGATAACATGCAACCTCCATTGCCTGATCAGACTCAACCACCACTACCAGATCAAGCACAGCCTCCAATGCCAGACCAAATACAACCACCTTTACCACAAGAAGATGGTATAGCACCACCTTcctaa